A portion of the Channa argus isolate prfri chromosome 19, Channa argus male v1.0, whole genome shotgun sequence genome contains these proteins:
- the zbtb47b gene encoding zinc finger and BTB domain-containing protein 47 yields the protein MLIVEKTTDFPSAEFSLVEDVALHFTCLMDRLNEQRLFQPDLCDVDIVLVHQHSTFPAHKGVLAAYSPFFHSLFAQSKQLRRVDLSLDALTSQGLQQILNFIYTSKLLVSSRTVRDVLNAATLLQMTDIAASCRDLISSHSLRTTCADMANQEVVGSSDPAAVELPSSQMYQEIKQESELGRVYTREGNSPFSVRVEEAGKAACQQKQYYQKEEGLGAGVGTDALCKVEGNVEESKTADSHPSFNRDQIIVEVNLNNQTLNVSKGSEGKSASETATLLCRCHDHERDSEEGEMTNDDAVEDDDEDLKRADILVPSSDEEDEEEDEEEEENTLNIPGLDQTAMMDRPRRDTRALAVVGTTASMRQTLAEATLANQRPGGKRTLDAEGLGQKVRLEEKQHFPCKKCPRVFNNRWYLEKHMNVTHNRMQICNNCGKRFLLESELLLHQQTNCEKSIQCVTCGKAFKKLWSLHEHNKIVHGYAEKKFSCEICEKKFYTMAHVRKHMVAHTKDMPFTCETCGKSFKRSMSLKVHSLQHSGEKPFKCENCSERFQYKYQLRSHMSIHIGHKQFMCQWCGKDFNMKQYFDEHMKTHTGEKPYICEICGKSFTSRPNMKRHRRTHTGEKPYPCEVCGQRFRFSNMLKAHREKCFRISNPMVTDGSDPLSLDRPLASAALDSSGQVQLGMTLSATSVTTPAAAPSPHPLHGTQLSLPLLQSMGGLPPTPHLPPPPPLFSAGRMNSNN from the exons cTCATAGTAGAGAAGACCACAGACTTCCCCTCTGCTGAGTTCTCTCTGGTAGAGGATGTGGCTCTGCACTTCACCTGTTTGATGGACAGGCTGAACGAGCAGCGCCTCTTCCAGCCTGACCTGTGTGACGTCGACATTGTTCTGGTGCATCAGCACAGCACCTTCCCGGCCCACAAAGGCGTGCTGGCGGCTTACAGCCCTTTCTTCCACTCCCTTTTTGCCCAAAGCAAACAGCTGCGGCGGGTGGACCTGTCGCTGGACGCCTTGACCTCACAGGGCCTGCAGCAAATCCTCAACTTCATTTACACTTCCAAGCTACTGGTCAGTAGCCGTACTGTCCGCGACGTGCTTAATGCAGCTACCCTGCTTCAGATGACTGACATTGCAGCCTCCTGTCGCGACTTGATCAGCAGCCACTCGCTGAGGACCACCTGTGCAGATATGGCCAATCAGGAAGTGGTTGGCAGCAGTGACCCAGCTGCTGTGGAGCTTCCCTCAAGCCAGATGTACCAGGAGATCAAACAGGAGTCAGAGTTAGGTAGGGTGTACACACGGGAGGGCAACAGCCCGTTTTCTGTTAGAGTGGAGGAGGCAGGCAAGGCGGCCTGCCAGCAGAAGCAGTACTACCAGAAAGAGGAGGGGTTGGGGGCTGGGGTCGGCACAGATGCTTTGTGCAAAGTAGAGGGCAACGTGGAGGAGTCAAAAACTGCAGATAGCCACCCTTCCTTCAACAGAGATCAGATCATCGTGGAAGTCAACCTCAACAACCAGACCCTGAATGTGTCAAAGGGGTCAGAGGGAAAATCTGCCTCCGAAACAGCCACCTTGTTGTGTCGTTGCCATGACCACGAGAGAGATTCAGAGGAAGGTGAGATGACTAATGATGATGCTGTTGAAGATGACGATGAAGACCTAAAGAGGGCAGACATACTGGTGCCGAGCAGcgatgaggaagatgaggaggaggatgaagaagaggaggagaacaCCCTAAACATTCCAGGCCTGGACCAGACAGCCATGATGGATCGACCTCGACGGGACACCAGAGCGTTAGCCGTGGTGGGTACCACAGCCTCCATGCGGCAGACGCTGGCCGAGGCCACACTAGCCAACCAGCGTCCCGGCGGGAAGAGGACTCTGGATGCAGAGGGCCTGGGCCAGAAAGTCAGGCTAGAAGAGAAGCAACATTTCCCATGTAAGAAATGTCCTCGCGTCTTCAACAACCGCTGGTATCTGGAAAAACACATGAACGTCACTCACAACCGTATGCAGATCTGCAATAACTGTGGAAAACGCTTCCTGCTGGAGAGcgagctgctgctgcaccaaCAGACCAACTGTGAGAAGAGCATCCAg TGTGTAACATGTGGCAAGGCCTTCAAGAAGCTGTGGTCACTACATGAGCACAACAAGATCGTTCATGGCTACGCTGAGAAGAAGTTCTCCTGTGAGATCTGCGAGAAGAAGTTTTACACCATGGCTCATGTCAGGAAGCACATGGTCG ctcATACAAAGGACATGCCGTTCACCTGTGAAACTTGTGGGAAGTCATTCAAGCGCAGCATGTCACTCAAGGTTCACTCTCTGCAGCACTCAGGAGAGAAACCCTTCAAGTGTGAG AACTGCAGTGAGCGCTTCCAGTACAAATACCAGCTCCGTTCCCACATGAGCATTCACATTGGTCACAAGCAGTTCATGTGCCAGTGGTGCGGAAAGGACTTCAATATGAAACAGTACTTCGATGAacacatgaagacacacacTG GAGAGAAGCCATACATCTGTGAGATCTGTGGGAAAAGTTTCACGAGCAGACCCAACATGAAGCGCCACCGCCGCACCCACACTGGAGAGAAGCCTTACCCCTGTGAGGTGTGTGGACAGCGCTTCCGCTTCTCCAACATGCTCAAAGCCCACAGGGAGAAATGCTTTCGCATCAGCAACCCCATGGTTACAGATGGCAGCGACCCCCTCAGCCTGGACCGGCCTCTGGCTTCAGCCGCTCTGGACTCTTCCGGACAGGTCCAGCTGGGAATGACGCTCAGCGCTACTTCTGTGACCACACCCGCTGCCGCCCCTAGCCCCCACCCACTCCACGGCACCCAGCTTTCTCTCCCGCTGCTGCAGTCCATGGGGGGGCTGCCTCCCACCCCACATTtacccccacctcctcctctgttctctgCCGGTAGGATGAACTCCAACAACTAA
- the klhl40b gene encoding kelch-like protein 40b, protein MAVPVNPMDEPRLYQQTLLQDGLYDLLENEKLVDCVLKIKDKEFPCHRLVLCACSSYFRTIILSDLEESKKKEIVLEDVEPGVMGLILKYLYTSKINVTEQNVQDIFAVANMYQIPSIFTVCVSFLQKRLSLSNCLAIFRLGLMLDCPRLAISARNYACERFQLISRDEEFYQLLPSELAAILANDNLNVEKEEAVFEALMTWVSRDTETRQKELPGLLDCVRLRLVSEEFLKEKVEKHKLISLNPELLEKLQLVWDAHAGKLPEVKKSKSKKEAGGAEKDGQSEDKDEEEEEEEGLLPGILNDNLRFGMFARDLILMVNEAGAVAYDPSENDCFVASISTQIPKNHASLVTKENQIFVAGGLFFDEQNKEDPLCSFFLQYDPVSADWLGMPPVPSPRFLFGLGEAENSIFVLGGKELKEQERTLDSVLVYDRESFKWGESEAISYPVYGHATVSHNNIIYVIGGKGDDKMCLNKMCAYDAKRFEWKELAPMKIARSLFGATVHNGQIYVAAGVTDNGLTDSVEVYNIATNKWSDSAPLPQERSSVNLVSLTGVLFAVGGFAMIPLENCDEIVPKEMNDIWRYNEAEGEWKGILREIQYASGATILGVRLNTLRLTKV, encoded by the exons ATGGCTGTGCCTGTAAACCCTATGGACGAGCCCAGGTTGTACCAGCAGACTCTGCTCCAGGATGGACTGTATGACCTGTTAGAGAATGAGAAGCTGGTTGACTGTGTGCTGAAGATCAAAGACAAGGAGTTCCCCTGCCACCGGCTGGTCCTGTGTGCCTGCAGCTCCTACTTCCGCACTATCATTCTGTCTGACTTAGAAGagagcaaaaagaaagagattGTTCTGGAGGATGTGGAACCTGGAGTCATGGGTCTGATTCTCAAGTATCTGTACACATCCAAAATCAATGTGACAGAGCAGAATGTCCAGGACATCTTTGCTGTGGCCAATATGTACCAGATCCCGTCAATTTTCACTGTATGCGTCTCTTTTCTGCAGAAGCGTCTTAGCCTCAGCAACTGTCTGGCTATCTTCAGGCTTGGCCTGATGTTGGACTGTCCCAGGCTGGCTATCTCTGCCCGAAACTATGCCTGTGAACGCTTCCAGCTCATCTCCAGAGACGAGGAATTCTACCAGTTGCTCCCCAGTGAGCTGGCAGCCATTTTAGCAAATGACAACCTGAACGTAGAGAAAGAGGAAGCAGTGTTTGAGGCTTTAATGACCTGGGTGTCCCGGGACACTGAGACTAGACAAAAAGAGCTGCCAGGTTTGCTGGATTGTGTTCGTTTGCGGCTAGTCAGTGAGGAGTTCCTAAAAGAAAAAGTAGAGAAACACAAACTGATCTCTTTAAATCCTGAGTTGCTGGAGAAATTGCAGCTGGTTTGGGATGCTCACGCTGGGAAATTACCGGaggtaaaaaaaagcaaaagcaagaaGGAGGCCGGTGGAGCAGAAAAAGATGGACAGAGTGAGGacaaagatgaagaggaggaggaggaggaaggtctTCTCCCTGGCATCTTGAATGATAATTTGAGATTTGGCATGTTTGCAAGAGACTTGATACTGATGGTGAACGAAGCGGGGGCTGTGGCCTACGATCCGTCAGAGAACGACTGCTTTGTGGCATCAATTTCCACACAGATTCCCAAGAACCACGCCAGCCTGGTCACCAAGGAGAACCAGATCTTTGTGGCAGGAGGTTTATTCTTTGACGAACAGAACAAGGAAGATCCACTGTGCTCCTTCTTCCTCCAG TATGACCCTGTCAGTGCTGACTGGCTGGGGATGCCTCCTGTCCCATCTCCTCGCTTCCTATTTGGGCTGGGCGAAGCTGAGAACTCCATCTTTGTGTTGGGAGGGAAGGAGCTAAAGGAGCAGGAGCGCACACTGGACTCAGTTTTGGTCTATGACAGAGA atCTTTCAAATGGGGGGAATCGGAGGCAATTTCTTACCCAGTGTATGGACATGCGACAGTATCCCACAACAATATTATCTATGTGATTGGAGGAAAAGGAGACGACAA AATGTGTCTAAATAAGATGTGTGCCTATGATGCCAAGCGATTCGAATGGAAGGAGCTTGCTCCCATGAAGATTGCACGCTCCTTATTTGGAGCCACAGTTCACAATGGCCAGATATATGTGGCAGCAGGAGTCACAGACAATGGTCTAACAGACTCTGTAGAGGTGTACAACATCGCTACCAACAA GTGGTCAGATTCTGCACCGTTGCCCCAGGAGCGTAGCTCTGTAAACTTGGTGTCGTTGACCGGGGTGCTGTTCGCTGTAGGAGGTTTTGCCATGATTCCATTGGAGAACTGTGATGAGATTGTTCCCAAAGAGATGAACGACATTTGGAG GTATAATGAGGCAGAAGGGGAGTGGAAGGGGATTCTCAGAGAGATCCAATACGCCTCAGGGGCCACTATTTTGGGGGTCCGCCTCAACACTCTGCGTCTCACCAAGGTGTAA
- the hhatlb gene encoding hedgehog acyltransferase like, b isoform X2: protein MDTADFEWVMWFSTFRAHILFALSGHVLFAKICSMLAPQYRSLVYMAYGLLAVLTSMGWTYVTLILSHCILLYSISLVKIRWLCFSTGLCTLATFKCEPFISWQAGLVEGDFELRHILFYGGCAFTIMRCMSFALENCERKDGNYNILELLTYNFYLPFFYFGPIMTFDKFYVQVNKSDLNRKEWEMWNIRVQGLIHLGAIIVVDILFHFMYILTIPTDMRLLKHLSDWALVGLAYFNLVYDWVKAAVMFGVINTVARLDHLDPPKPPKCITMLYVFAETHFDRGINDWLCKYVYDYLGGKHDNVVEELVATACTFGITILWLGPCQVVLLWAFFNCFGLNFELWAAKFFSMEPFASFEMAMSEAMSRRVRAIFNTFNFWSIVLYNIPALNSLDFANLVAKRLLFKGFPITTIIVMFVTYCLIQVIKEQERRQALIDDPDPLPPAAPPNAAASPTNTAATPAAAQPVADPNKEKAE, encoded by the exons TACAGGTCCTTGGTGTACATGGCGTATGGGCTGCTGGCTGTGTTGACCAGTATGGGTTGGACCTATGTCACCCTCATCCTGTCTCATTGTATCCTGCTCTACAGCATCTCCTTAGTGAAAATCCGCTGGCTTTGCTTCAGCACTGGGCTTTGTACCCTCGCGACATTCAAGTGTGAACCCTTCATTTCCTGGCAG GCTGGTTTAGTTGAGGGCGACTTTGAGCTGCGTCACATTCTTTTCTACGGAGGTTGTGCGTTTACAATCATGCGCTGTATGAGCTTTGCTCTGGAGAACTGTGAAAGGAAAGATGGAAATTACAACATCCTGGAGCTGCTCACATACAACTTCTACCTCCCCTTCTTCTATTTTGGGCCTATCATGACCTTTGATAAATTTTATGTTCAA GTCAACAAATCGGACCTGAACAGGAAAGAGTGGGAGATGTGGAACATCCGTGTGCAGGGTCTGATCCACCTGGGAGCCATCATTGTAGTGGACATCCTCTTCCATTTCATGTACATCCTCACCATCCCCACTGACATGAGGCTGCTGAAGCACCTCTCTGACTGGGCTCTAG TTGGTCTAGCTTACTTTAACTTGGTGTATGACTGGGTAAAAGCAGCTGTCATGTTTGGAGTCATCAACACAGTAGCTAGACTAGATCATCTGGACCCGCCTAAGCCACCAAAATGTATCACTATGCTCTACGTGTTTGCTGAAAC GCACTTTGACAGAGGAATTAATGACTGGTTGTGCAA ATATGTGTATGATTACCTTGGTGGAAAGCATGACAACGTAGTGGAGGAGCTGGTGGCTACAGCGTGCACCTTCGGTATCACCATCCTGTGGCTGGGACCCTGCCAGGTGGTGCTGCTCTGGGCTTTCTTTAACTGTTTTGGCCTCAACTTTGAGCTGTGGGCCGCAAAGTTTTTCTCCATGGAGCCTTTTGCTTCTTTTGAG ATGGCAATGTCAGAAGCAATGTCCCGCCGGGTTAGAGCTATTTTCAATACTTTCAACTTCTGGAGTATTGTATTGTACAACATCCCGGCCTTGAACAGTTTGGATTTTGCCAACTTGGTCGCCAAACGACTGCTTTTTAAAg GCTTCCCTATTACCACAATCATCGTCATGTTTGTGACCTACTGCCTAATTCAGGTGATTAAGGAGCAAGAGAGAAGACAGGCCCTTATCGACGATCCTGATCCTCTACCACCCGCGGCCCCTCCAAATGCAGCCGCCAGCCCGACCAACACTGCAGCTACGCCTGCTGCTGCTCAACCAGTCGCAGACcctaacaaagaaaaagcagagtAG